A single Corticium candelabrum chromosome 16, ooCorCand1.1, whole genome shotgun sequence DNA region contains:
- the LOC134191964 gene encoding uncharacterized protein LOC134191964 has translation MMYLLFAAIATLSLSHTATASCCTPYSYQLSGTGWLGQIYHVYPQLFALDDFMVAYDIKSERGLVNMTIRDVTTGQTNVETTYIDKKEKKEYVVINNKICVEIPETGRGVGNCLPPDAKVVAKISILGQVNCSIFTFSTSSDSGSMDYLGLTAVIVSEKCVPMAAATLFRQENTTAGVASEIDGANVVLYYDAEVLKNTDILTPPKLCSKAVSLETSGISRDNLVFMQLMEGVESFDVFTILNRLTRMSSANENKSD, from the exons ATGATGTACTTGCTGTTTGCAGCGATCGCAACTCTGTCTCTATCGCACACGGCCACTGCGAGCTGTTGCACACCATACAGCTACCAGCTATCAGGCACCGGATGGCTAGGGCAGATCTATCATGTCTACCCTCAACTTTTTGCATTGGACGACTTCATGGTAGCCTACGACATCAAATCTGAGAGAGGCTTAGTCAATATGACAATTAGAGACGTAACAACCGGTCAAACAAACGTAGAAACAACCTACATTGACAAGAAagag AAAAAGGAATACGTGGTCATTAACAACAAGATTTGCGTTGAAATACCAGAAACTGGACGAGGAGTGGGCAACTGTTTGCCAC CTGATGCTAAGGTTGTGGCCAAGATTTCAATTCTCGGCCAAGTCAACTGCTCGATTTTTACATTTTCGACGTCGAGCGATTCCGGCTCGATGGACTATCTGGGTCTGACTGCCGTGATTGTGTCCGAAAAGTGTGTTCCAATGGCTGCTGCCACTCTGTTCCGACAAGAAAACACAACCGCGGGGGTAGCGTCCGAGATAGACGGTGCTAACGTGGTGCTGTACTATGACGCCGAGGTGCTAAAGAACACTGACATTTTAACACCCCCCAAACTATGCTCGAAAGCAGTGAGTCTTGAGACATCTGGAATTTCTAGAGATAATCTCGTATTTATGCAGCTG ATGGAGGGAGTCGAGTCATTTGATGTCTTTACCATCCTCAACCGTCTTACTCGGATGTCTTCAGCTAACGAAAACAAGTCTGATTGA